The DNA region CAGCGCCACCTCGCGCTCCGCCGACGAGAGGCCCCAGCGATCGAACTGGTGGTCGATGGCGGCGGCCAGGCCGCGCAGGTGCTCCTGCGACTCGGCGCGGAAGCGCGCCAGGTCGGCCTCGGCGCGCACCAGGTCGCGCTGCAGCGCCCGGGTGCGGCGCCGGGCCAGGGCGAGCTGCGCCCACAGCGACACCGCCCCGGCGAGCGCCACCGCCATGATCGCGACCTCGAGCGCGATGTGCCCGGGGGAGCCGCCCGCCCGTGCGTCGGAGGCGACGTCGAGCCCCACCAGCACGGTCACGAGGCCCAGGATGGCCGAGGGCACGGCCAGCACCCACGGCCTGGGCGCGTCGGCGTCCGCCGCATGTGCGCCGCGCAGCCCCGCGGATGCGCTGTGGTTTTGCACGTGTGTCATCCGTCGGATGGCGGCCGGCCGGGGGGCCGGACAGGTTGGGCGCTTCGGCCCGAACCCGCCGACCCGAGGAGCCCGCACGCCATGCCGACCCTACCCCTGCACCCCGCCATCGTCCACGTCCCCCTCGGTCTCGCCATGGTGGTGCCGCTCGTCGCCGCCGGGCTCGCGCTCGCGCTCTGGCGCGGCGCCCTCCCCCGGCGCGCCTTCGCGGTGGTGGTGGCGCTCCAGGCGATCCTGGTCGGGGGTGGCGCGGTGGCGATGCAGCTCGGCGAGCGCGACGAGAAGCAGGCCGAGACGGTCGTCTCGGAGAAGCTCATCGAGGCGCACGAGGAGCGCGCGGAGGCGTTCGTGTGGACGGCCGGCGCGGTGCTCGCCGTGAGCGCCGCGGTGCTGGCGGTGCCGGCCGCCGCCGCGACCGCGGTGGCCGCGCTGACGGTGGCGGGGACGCTCGCCGTGGCCGCGCTGGCGGTGTCGGCCGGGCAGGCGGGGGGTGAGCTCGTGTACCGCCACGGGGCGGCGAGCGCCTACCTCCCTCGCGGCGCACCCGCGGAGGCGATCCCCGCCGTGGACGCCGCGCGCGTTCACCGTGAGGCCGCACACGAGGACGAGGACCGCTGACGAGACCGCGAGGGGCGCCCCGGGCATGATTCCGGGCCCCGCCGGTTGGATCCCGGTGGGACCCGGGCCGGCCCGATCTGCTTGCGCGGGATCCTGCTGCAACCTATCCTCCCACGATACGTAGGTTTTCCCGCTTGCCTGCCCTACCCTCCCTGCCCAGGCGCCCCATGATCCGCCCCTTCCGGCTGTTCGCCACCCTGGCGGCCTCGCTCGCGCTCGCGCTCGGCGTCACGGCCCGCTTCGTCCGCGCCGAGCCCGAGGCGCCTCCGCCGGCGGTCGCGTTCAAGGGCGCCGCGCCGGTGCCGGCGCGCGCCGGCGGCAACGGCGACTACCAGCTCGAGCGGCTGCCCATCCTGTCGAGGGTGATCCTCCAGGTGAAGGACAACTACGTCGATCCGGGCCGCGTGGATCCGAAGGGCATGGTGGTCGCGGCGCTCGAGGCGGTCGAGAAGACCGTCGCCGAGGTGATGGTGCAGGGCGACGAGAAGTCGCCGAAGCTGACGCTCACGGTGGGCAGCGCCTCCCGCGAGCTCGACATCTCCGGCGTGAAGAGCATCTGGGAGATCCGCACCGTCCTCGGCGAGGCGATGGGCTTCATCCAGCAGCACCTCGTCGCCCACAAGGACCTGCGCGAGATCGAGTACGCCGCGGTGAACGGCCTGCTCCAGACGCTCGACCCGCACACCGTCCTGTTCGACCCGAAGTCGTTCAAGGAGATGAAGCTCCAGACCCGCGGCGAGTTCGGCGGGCTCGGCTTCGTGGTGGCGATGCGCGACAGCAACCTGACCGTGGTCCGGGTGCTCCGCAACACGCCGGCGCAGCGCGCCGGGGTGAAGCCGAAGGACGTCATCGCGCGCATCGAGGAGCAGTCCACCGTCAACATGGACCTGCAGGACGCGGTGGACCGCCTGCGCGGCCGGCCGCAGAGCAAGGTGGCGATCACGCTCCAGCGGCCGAACCAGGAGCCGCGGCGCCTGGTGCTCACCCGCGAGGTGATCAGCATCGAGACGGTGCCGCAGGCGCAGCTCCTCGACGGCAACGTGGGCTACATCAAGCTCACCCAGTTCTCCACCAACAGCACCCGCGACCTGGTGCAGGCGCTCCAGCAGCAGCGCGCCCAGGCCGGCGGCAAGCTGCAGGGCCTCGTGCTCGACCTGCGCGGCAACCCCGGCGGCCTGCTCGACCAGGCCATCTCGGTGTCCGACCTGTTCCTCTCCGACGGCGTCATCGTGAAGACCGTGGGCGAGGGCGACAAGCAGCAGATCCACGAGGTGAAGGAGGCGAGCGCCGAGCCGTCCGACCTCACCGGCCTGCCCATCGTCGTCATCGTCAACAACAGCACCGCCTCCGCCAGCGAGATCGTCGCCGGCGCGCTCAAGAACAACGGGCGCGCGCTGGTGATCGGCCGCCAGAGCTTCGGCAAGGGCTCGGTGCAGGTGCTCTACGACTTCAGCGACCCGAGCCGCCCCGCCGACGAGGCCGCGCTCAAGCTCACCATCGCGCAGTACCTCACCCCGGGTGACGTCTCCATCCAGGAGGTGGGCATCACGCCGGACGTGCTGCTGCTGCCGGGCCGCGCGCTGAAGGAGCAGGTCAACTACTTCGCCCCGCCGCGCTCGATGGGCGAGGCCGACCTCGACCGCCA from Anaeromyxobacter dehalogenans 2CP-C includes:
- a CDS encoding helix-turn-helix transcriptional regulator, coding for MTHVQNHSASAGLRGAHAADADAPRPWVLAVPSAILGLVTVLVGLDVASDARAGGSPGHIALEVAIMAVALAGAVSLWAQLALARRRTRALQRDLVRAEADLARFRAESQEHLRGLAAAIDHQFDRWGLSSAEREVALLLLKGLAHKDVAELRRTSERTVRQQALAVYRKAGLAGRAELSAFFLEDLLQPAAPARANARPVSGETR